From the Pocillopora verrucosa isolate sample1 chromosome 11, ASM3666991v2, whole genome shotgun sequence genome, the window ttcgagtgttcaagtGAACTCAATATCTCACAAGTGAGCTCGAGTTGGACATGAgaggagaaatttcatatctacaagcaaccatgtattattttgtttatccttTAAACGCGATAGCTCCATCACTGACAAGAAAATTCAACTTTTcttaacaaatgaaaataaaaggatagATAATTcctgaatgaaaatcataaagTGCATTGGTGCTAAGGCTCAATATGAAAAAATGCATTgaaacactacaaaaacaaacaataggtgtaattttcaatatacagAATTCTCGGTTATTGACTTGGTCCTtgccgacagaagaaatctctCAGGCACACAGCCACAATCAGCCTGTAGCAAACCTTCCAGGTCGATCTTTGTTCTCAGCCACAATAAATGCCATTACATAAACCTCTGAATAtgtaactttcagtttttctttccacattttggTTTTCCTCCCTCTCTAGGAACATCTGAACATCACTGTCTGTAAGTGTTAtggatttttcagtattttagcAGCTATaattcaaaaaaaattccaacaaaCCACcatggattgagaatggtgaaagCTTtgtcgttcattcatcaaccctGACCAAGTGATGTGAAAAGTAAGTAACGTGTCAAcagctgattggtgatatcAAACACAGGTGAAACAgtatgatattttttcatgtgtgttgttacggcttttctaAGGGTTGGAAATTTTTGCATAACAccatagtttatatgataaactgTTTTAACACagcttttcagataacaatcaTGCAATCGTGTCAAGCCACCATTTTTTATTCTGCATATTAACACTTTTCAAGCTCACACAATGTTCCCACCCAGATCTCACGTGGTCAGAAAGCCCAAGGGAGCCCCCTTAAATTGTTTACTCTGCTTTCGTTACTTAGCTTGCTATCATTTCGCGTTTGACATTTCGGTTTTGTCTGACACGTTCACCACCGTGCTCTTCGaagtaaaattttcaagatcaatatgaataatttttaaattgaaacttaAGACCTGCATTACTATTCTTGCGAGTCAAACAGCTACCAGCATGTTCTTGAAACAGACCACTAAGCCGCGCTACGGCAAAACAACTCGGAGAGCTATTATAATCTACCGGATATATATGGGAGATCATTTCTTAAAATTAACTACGGGCAGTCATCTCCGCAACTTTCCACACAAGCCAGTTTCAACTGCTTTTGCGGTTGCCTTCGGTATAGAAGGTGtcttacaaaatttttaattaaacgAAATTCAATGGACGCGATTTTCACCTGCATATCTAGCACAAATAGCTATGCTAATTTGAGTAGCGGCATTACATTATCGACCAGACTAGCTGTACAGTTATTAAATGTGTGGAAGATCATGatacaaaatgtaaaaagttaacaaaaggaAACGCTAGCTTCAGTATTGACATTTAGAAAACTTCTTCACAGATCCCAGTAGTTGAGGATTCATGAAATTCTTTGTATGCGGAAAAAATATTGGACTTCCACTGTCGTTATATCATTCGCAAATTTACCCTGTTCTCGTAACATAACTCCAGTCTAAACAGCGCAAATGTATGTAAAAAAGTTATCTCAAAATACGGGAATGTAAtttccacacaaaaaaaaacaatcgaaaTCCTATCTTCAGTCATTATGCACGTTGATTGAGAGTCTAGAAGTTTGAACTTTCCGTCTCACTTGCCAAGCTTTGCGTCACTTAAGTAAATCTACATGCTCGTGATCGACCATCGATCGTTATTGATtccaactattttttttaagatccaTCGATGTCTTTGTACGTGAACCAcgagaaaacaataattattagcCGACGAACTGACTCTCAAACGGCAATTTGCATTTCCAAGAGAAACGACAATGTCAGATTTCACTCTCGAGCTAAAAGCGGCCTTCGAGCAAATCGTATAACCACCACACGCATGAGTCGAGTATTTCGCACAAGAAACATCAGCTTACCTCCTAACCAGAGTGAGCAGAAGAAAGCTAAgcccaaaaccaaagtaactttCATCTTGTAGTCCTGGTAGAACAACTAAAACAGCTGAACAGATTATGTGCTTACCACGCTCAAAACCTCAACTCCTAACTGTTGTGAAATATTAGCTCGGACCCGTGCTATCTATCCGAGTCCAAAGAACACTTTGGAGGGTGGGAcaacagatgtttttttttgtcacgaGATTATGAACGTTGATTCACACCTTGTCATTCAACTTCATGACGTATACTCAAGTAAAGAAATTTCATACATCATCGGCACTTCAAAATGGCTTAAGAAAACACACAAGAACGTTCAATAATAGATAAACAAAATCTGGCCTAACACCTCCCACTAGAGTGAAATTAGTAACGACCAAGTGGGCGAGATGTCGAGTATTGTCTAATGATATGACATCATCCACTGAGCGAATGTTTATGCTGATGTTATGGTTACAACCTTAGCATTTTCCTATTTGAAAACCACTGTATGACGGCAATATGTAAAACGTCAGTAGATTTACATCTACAGCAGTATTTGCGAATACGAACTGGGACAGTTACTTCAGGATCAAGTAGAGCAATTATCTTAGCAGGTGTGCTGCAAgttaacatttcactttcaaattcaTTCATCAAATATAAATCTTAGTTACTTGAGAAACAACTTCGCTTTCAGGGTTTGTGGGAAGGGCACCAAAAGAACATTGAACAATCTGAAGGAAGGGAAAATATTCACAAGGAGAAATAAAATTCTGGCAAATATCTATTAGAACAACATGAATAAAAAATTCAGCAGCAGAGCTGAACGGATACACGTATGTGAGCTAAGAAACTCggaataaatttatttactgTCTTCAGATTTCAAGATATACTGATAACctttttgagtaaaaaaaaaagagaataaagtaTCGCTACAATCCTCAATTGTTgctgacatttttattttctatcaaTGATGTCAACACCGTGACGAAACCAAGCATTAGAGTTCATTTACTCAAAAGCATATCAATTGAAAGATTCAAGCTCattcacaaattgtttttaCGGGTGAGATTCGCGATTTGGTACGGTAAATCTAAGAATTTAACCAGTTTTTTGCAACCTGTTTTACAACACTCGACTGACAAACAACGTGTCTTTGCTTGCTTCCTCTACCATATCTTCCATTGTTATCGATACTTGACCCGCTGATTTCACATCCTTGCCAactatttcttcattattttcattcGAGTGAAAGATTTCTTTGTCCTCGTCATCGTCTATTCTAATAACAACCTCATTACGAGGAGCCACGGGTATTTTGCAGGATTTGCGATCCGTTGCTACTGACGATGTTAGTGTTTGTTCATCAGAAGAGACCGGCTGTAGACTTAGAATTGAGGACAGCCGCGTAGCAGATGAGTGTGGTGAAGGCGATGGCTCTGGGAGGGTCGCATCTGTCTTGCAGGACTCTGAGGACGAACTGATGCGATCTGGTTCCATCGACGAGGTGTGTGCCAATTTATCAGAAGAAGCCGGGTTAAGGAACAAACTGAAGAACTGATGAGGAGTAGAAGGGTTTGGTAATGATGATGTTTCAGGGATGGTCACAATTGAGGATTCAGTTGAAGCAGTAGTCGAGAGGGTTGTTGCAGGCAGTGATTCGGATACTTTAGTGTCAGGAAGGCCACAACTTGAAGTTGACTCGTATGAGGAGAATTCATCGTCAAGACCTCCAAATTCAGGTGTCAGTGAAAATATAGATACACTGGTGAGAGATCCAGACCGAGATATTTCAGCCGGTGTAGAATTTTCTGATTCAGACAGGGATGAAGTGGATAACCAAGACTCCGTTAATTTTGGATCCAGATTCTTATTGGCGGTCAAAATCTCTGCTTCAGGGTTTTCAGTGTTCTCAGGAACAGCCATTAGAGGGGTAGACCTCGGCTTTTCGGTCAATGTCCATATTTTCTGTTCTTGTTTTGCACCTGAAGACTGAATATTTGAATAATGGTCAGGTGACAGCCACTTTGAAGATGTCCAGGATGTCGCTTTAGAGAAACCATTTTTCGATGAACTATTTTTTCGTTCCAGGACTGCTCGGTCAAAGATGATTTCCTCCTCGCTCAACTCTTCGCTTAAGTAACCATTTGGTGGAATGTTTAAGCCGAATTCAGGATTGTTCCGTCGTCTCCAGCGGTCGCTGTAAATTCttctattaaaagtaaaaaaatggagtaaaataaaattaaccaaTTTGATCTCTCTGTGTAGACTGGTTTGCCTCTGCACTCTGAAAGAGCAGGCACGTgaacaaaatttgctttttaaagCGAGCAAAAGAACATTTTAAGTTCAAGTCTCTAAAGTCGCACCAGCGCCgagattttttaaatacattacAGTAATGTAATACAAGCACGTCAAAGTTCCAATATTCCGAGCGCCTGACGTAAAGTGGTGTATACCGCTTTTCTTCCGCGCAAATAAGGGGGCTCGTCTTTTGCGGCGAGAAGAATCGGCAAATGGGTTCTTAAGCAGAGAGTGACTTACTCTCAATAATAATTTACCTGCTGAATGACTTATGAGAATATGATTTCGTCAATCACAGACTTTTGAATTTCGAAAAACGTCTAAGCAAT encodes:
- the LOC131772847 gene encoding uncharacterized protein, translating into MKRKKVFTLVLLSILITNTVCQDILSSNDEMINDAPGGKVLPASKDASKPSKDERDLKDGEIDKFSARFMRAFVVSRAAKKNRKPASSNGARIHGSKSKKGKHRFVFPSKNSTLSTSKPFESIKTKIQPAVPQLTTVSTEGKIISFESIKTKIQPAVPQLTTVSTEGKIITLTDTPYENSERILHEGGATKNDKRKYTQSDKHKSRPQNKDIVTEEQKPRGGTTVTPLVPTRHGTTTAIPTATFLVTPRIQPSERLRSELSYDHDKAGSDEDTKDERVTKKGKNCRFSAEEQPRSSPLATNFAGVLAGILILSLIFIVTPRLTRIYSDRWRRRNNPEFGLNIPPNGYLSEELSEEEIIFDRAVLERKNSSSKNGFSKATSWTSSKWLSPDHYSNIQSSGAKQEQKIWTLTEKPRSTPLMAVPENTENPEAEILTANKNLDPKLTESWLSTSSLSESENSTPAEISRSGSLTSVSIFSLTPEFGGLDDEFSSYESTSSCGLPDTKVSESLPATTLSTTASTESSIVTIPETSSLPNPSTPHQFFSLFLNPASSDKLAHTSSMEPDRISSSSESCKTDATLPEPSPSPHSSATRLSSILSLQPVSSDEQTLTSSVATDRKSCKIPVAPRNEVVIRIDDDEDKEIFHSNENNEEIVGKDVKSAGQVSITMEDMVEEASKDTLFVSRVL